ATTCATGGGATGTCCAGACATCCAGAACCATTCGTCTCCTCTTAGGGATCTGTTGGACATAGTGAATAAAAATACTAATTATGTAGCCTACTGATTTTAACACTTGTTTCACATTTTCAAGTTATATGACCCAAATTTATCTTTATGACACTGTCTTTATGATGAACAACAAAGAACACTCCAATTATTCattcatcttcttcctcttaCCCATTCAGGGCCATATGAGGTTGGGTTAGGGCATTTAAAGCTATCTGTTTGGCATGGCAGtgatgaaaataagaaaatgcaAGCATTCATTGTCTGAACGGTTGTGACTTTGATTTGCAACGGTAACAGGACATCTGTCACTATTTTGCAAGCACTATGAAAGAAATTTCCCACAACCCCGATCTTTATCCTTCAAgaactgcactcttctggacagagatcttgtGTGGTTCCTGGGACCTGCTGGAGCCACACGCCTAGCTTGGGGGATCACTGCCCCGAGTGCTCTGATTATCACTGACCACTGTTGCCTTCTCCCACCACATCTCCTTGAGTTCCTCTCTCACCCCTTGGTACTTCTCGATCTTCTCGTGTtctttcttcctgatgttgcagTTACCTGGTATAGCTACATCTGTCACAACAGCCGTCGTCCTCTGCTTGTCACCAGTTTGTCAGTATGTATCTAGAAGTCCCCCATTTTGACATCAGGACCTCATGGCCATTCTCAGCACATATGTTCCTGTATACTTTACAGCCCACTGGGTTATGGCTTTACATGTATGTCCTGCCTGCCgacatcttgcaccctgctgttgtgtgctggattgtctcaggggcatctttgcacagcctgcacctggagtcttgcctggtgtgatagaccccagcctcaaaggatcttgtgctcagagcttgttcctgtgctgccatgattagtgcctctatgctgtctttcagttcagctttgtccagccaatGGTAGGATTTCTAGATGTCAGGCACTTcttgttaggatgcctgggtcgttgacccagggttttgagtttattatatttatcatttctagtctttggtttctttgaagttctgtctgatggtttatgtctctgtgttatccttagttgctgtctcccctgtcggctatatcctcgtgtccagtcagtgtctgtgtctgccctgttcccacctctgttccctctgtagtgcttgcctgtgagtctgtgtctgtaagttcagtctgtgttacttcctgttttactttgaaggtccgggtcttatgtgaatgtgtcctgctttgcttccttgtctcgttagttctgatttctcccagctgtgccctccttctgtgtctcattcccctcgttacttcccagtgtacttaaaccctgtgtttctttgagtcagtgtcgcgtcgtcccccatgctgtgtggatctccctgtgtttcccgtgagtttatgttgtttcccagtttagtttagtttgctttgctttgtatgCTTGTTTCCCtgtgccagcaaataaagctgagtattttgagttcatcccttgagtctgagtctgcactttgggtccaccactcctccttgccagcctgccacacagcccaCCTTAACACTTCTTCTATCTGACGGTAGTACATACCGTgaaggggcctgtccttccatgatggttcttcCAGttgctccttttctttcttgggtttctgctgtctgaggtattcactaagcACGCAGTCAGTTGTGGTCATCTTCCTCGTGTACTCATGGATGTTATGTTGTTTCATCCTGGAGAGTGGTTCTGACACTTACCAGTCATCGGCCTCCTTCCTTTCACTTAGTGTAcagtctcagggtgctggatTTGGGGTGAAATCCTCCATTAATGGTAAGAAGCTTGCTTGTCTTAATGTCAGTGGCTTCGATCTCCTCCTTTGCCCAGCTTACTATCCTAGAAAGGTGTATAATCACCAGCAGGGTGCAGGTGTTGATTGCCTGGATCTTGTTCTTCTCATTTAGCTGACTCTTCAGGACTTGCCTTACTCTCTGTAGGTATTTaatggttgcagctttcctagcagcctcttcatggttcctaTTGTCTGTGCAATTCCCAGGTTCTTGTAGCTGTCCTTGAAATCTGCAATGATGCCTTATAGTAGTGCGATCCCCTCacttctgactaccttccctcgctttgttaccatccgactacacttctcctgTGCGAATGATATTCCAATATCAGTGCTGTACATCCTAGTGATGTGGATCAGTAAATTGATGTCTTGTTTACTCCTGGCATTCAGCTTGATAtcatccatgtagaggaggCGGCTGACAATTGCTCCATTCCATAGGCAGTGAACGTAGTCAGTCTTGTCAATAATCTTATATGCAGAGCAGCAGTGAAGAtggagcatctccttggtaaatcccacacttgatggtgGCTTGTGTAATTGgattgaagttggcctctagtggtTTTTGGCCCATCCCCATCGAATTCCTGAAGGTTCCCCTTGATCTTGTACAGTTGACTCCCTCTTGACGTATGATTTGTGTTGTACATCACGAATCTCTAGTTGTGACAGTTGTAAATCATCAGTTGGTTCTTCTGAATTTTGGACTTGGCTACTAGTTGTTTCACCGTCAGTCGGGATGCTGGGTATTAATGATTCCATAGGTCCCACAACCTTTTCATGGAACCCCTTCCGCTGGTGTTATTTGCATAGTAGCATTCCAATAGCACCCTGTCCTCATCCCTTGTCCACCTATGCCTTCTTGGCATTCTTGGTCCAGTAGCCACACTTATCAGGGTGTCCTGGTTCCTTAATACCTGATGTAGACCTTGTTAATCCAAGCACCATCCGAGCTGGTATGGCTTCAGTTATATCTCTCTCGCTCATATCCGAGGTAGGCTTGGAGGCCTAGCCTGGGGACCCTTAGTGCATACAGATGCCCTGGTAGGGAGTGAAAttattttgatgtgtttttgatATCTGTGTTTTGATAGTGTACTATCAGGGCTAATTTGGTGGAATTGAGTACCTGCACAAGAAAACTTGAACTATGACCTTTTGAATCCTGGATGACTCTGTGTCCTCCCTGTTCATTCATTGATCTGTTAGAAGTATCTTTTGTATAAGTACCTGCGCAGTCCCAGCCAGACGTGGTCTGTGAGGGAGAAAGGAATGAGGCCCAGCAGCTGCTCCAACTCGCTTTGCTCCTGTTGGCTGTGAAGGCTGAGCAGGTCCCAGTAATAACGTCTACAGTACATCAGAGCATCAGACCAGCAGAGCCTCTCTCCCACCACCGTCACGTTCCTGCCACCAAGCTGCACACTCACAGTGGGAGGAGCAGTAGGAGGTGTTGGAGGAGTTGGTGAAGGAGTAACAGCTGCTGGTGCTGGAGAGCAAAGTTTgttaggtttttgtttgtttcaaccgtgtttatttgtttttattttattttgacaggtTCAACTGTAATGTTTCCTTCAGCTCCaaagtaaatgaaaatgaacactGAAAGTTAGAAAGTCCCATAAGGTGAATTGAGTCAATTTtctaatgtaaaataataaatatgagaaaaaatataaaaaggaaaataaaaacaagcaactTCCACATATACCACTAGAAAACAACCACTATACCAGGCAGAGAAGCAAACACCTCCACTTCACACAGCGTCAGAATTTTCTGAGATCCTGGTATGATCACATTGATGTAGCGACCTTCCATTTCATTACACTGGAATGTGTATGTTGGTGTACCATCCAATGATTCAATAATGCCACACCTGATGGAGTTGTAGAAACATCAAAGAGAAATGTGTCAGTTTTACCTAATATTTGTTCAAACATttatctgttgtttaaatgggagaaaaaaatgaataaataatgatgGAGAAATTTTCCAGTTCTCAGAAATCACGTCTCACCTCGGGTTTTGATTTCCATTTTGATCCAGTGAGTCCCCGATCCGAATCTCTGCCCCAAGAATCCTTTCAATTAAATTATCTTGTCTGTTAATGATCGTGACAACACTGACCTTATAGACAGCTAACAAGTCTACTCTCCACCAGGGATTTGTTTCTTCTGTAGTATGGGTACAGCCTACATCAACCAAGTTTCCATTTTTGTACCCATCAACAGCTTTTGATGACAGAAAAGGTTTATAGGGCCAAGTCGATGactgtgctgtttgtttgtctaaGGCCATGTTTGGAAGCGGTTCAACTAAATTgatgaaaagaacaaacaagTATGACTCAGTATCAGGCAGATGTGTTTCAGTAGATCAGATCCAGTCACTTAAAGCTCTACCTGCTGGGGCAGCATACACCTCCACTTCACACAGGGTGAGAGTCTTCTTCTGTCCAGGAAGAAACACGTTCACAAAGCGACCCTCCATGCTGCCTCCATCACACTGGAATGTGTAGGTTTTACCTGCTTTGATATGTGAGATGGAAGCACACCTGACAGCAGAAAGGGTTAGCGCAATATTATGTTAGTATTATGGGCCTCATGTTAAAAAGAGATGTAACAGACTCAAGGACTAGAAAATAAACTACCCCCGAAGTATTCTCTTGTTATCATCATCTTGTCTCAAGAACCAGTATGAACATGTCTGAGTTTTTGTTCCAAAACTGAAACTAAGAAGTTATCActaaaataagtatttgatgcTGAATGAAAGCATAACTTTATGCTTGGTAGAGAAACCCTTGTTGGGAAGTACAGTAGTAAGATGTTTTTTGTAGTTGGTCCCAGGTT
The sequence above is a segment of the Oreochromis aureus strain Israel breed Guangdong linkage group 3, ZZ_aureus, whole genome shotgun sequence genome. Coding sequences within it:
- the LOC116310200 gene encoding uncharacterized protein LOC116310200, encoding MNASGLPAGHLLSNLALKKTAVQSSNGDNIGFAFKAVDGNRDENYQKGSCTLTLSQSDPWWRVDLARVYTVGAVVITNSAGFENRLDGAEIWIGKSANFSDPERERCAVISHIPSGETFYFPCSSIEGRYVTVFLPGSGKVLNLCEVEVYYGYPLPNVALKGEATQSSTLSFATASKAIDGRRISFYSNGFCSHTAEDETDPWWRVDLQRSFTITAVKVTNRGDCCAERLDGAEIRIGNSLENNGNNNPRCASISHIKAGKTYTFQCDGGSMEGRFVNVFLPGQKKTLTLCEVEVYAAPAVEPLPNMALDKQTAQSSTWPYKPFLSSKAVDGYKNGNLVDVGCTHTTEETNPWWRVDLLAVYKVSVVTIINRQDNLIERILGAEIRIGDSLDQNGNQNPRCGIIESLDGTPTYTFQCNEMEGRYINVIIPGSQKILTLCEVEVFASLPAPAAVTPSPTPPTPPTAPPTVSVQLGGRNVTVVGERLCWSDALMYCRRYYWDLLSLHSQQEQSELEQLLGLIPFSLTDHVWLGLRRIVSWAKEEIEATDIKTSKLLTINGGFHPKSSTLRLYTK